The DNA region TACTAATAAGGTTGAATCAACACCCACCTTCCAACTCCAACCCACATTCTCCCATAAACCACAATTAATCACAAGAGCATTAGGAAAAGAGCAAACCTCAAATAAACGAGGAAAAAGAAGCTTAAGAGAACTATTTCCCAACCAACAATGCTTCCAAAAAAGAATAGAATTGCCTCTTCCCAATTTACAAGAAATTGAATCACCAAACCAATCATGACCACCAAAAGGAGTTCCACAAACCAACCGGATATCTCTCCACCAAAGGGAGTAATTAGATAGAGTCGGCTTCGGCACCACATCACCAAGAGATTGCAATCCACTACCATATCTAAATTGAAGTAATTTAAACCAAATCGCATGCTTATCATTAAGAAAACGCCAACCCCATTTACTCATCAAAGCCAAATTAAACCACTCCACATTCTTAACACCTAAACCTCCTTCCTCCGTTCTAAGACAAATTTTATCCCAACTAACCCAACACATTTTTCTACTTCCACCACCATCCCCCCATAAGAAATTCCTTTGGATTTTGATAATTTCCTCCAAAACACACTTAGGAGCCTTAAAGAAAGAAAGTAAAAAGATAGGCACATTGTTTAACACCGAATTGAGTAAAGTAACCTTACCTCCAAGAGAAAGATGTTTCCCTCGCCAACCACTCAGTCTCTTCTTCAACTTTGCAATCATTATAGACCAAAAAATTCTGCGTCTATGATTACCTCCAATTGGAATACCGAGAAAAGTAAAAGGTATCTTTTCCAAATTACAAGCTAGAAAAGAAGACGCCGATTCCAAAATAAAATCCTCCACATGCACACCATACAACTTGCTTTTCTTCAAATTAATACACAACCCCGACACCAATTCAAAACCCCTCAATAAAGTCTTAATACACTATAAGTTTTCCTTTGATCCATCACACACTAAAACCGTATCATCTGCAAATTGGAGCATCTCAAAATGAATATCCTCCGAAACCGCAAAACCTTTGAACAATCCCAACATAACCGCTTTCCTCATCATACCCGCAAGACCTTCTCccaccaaaagaaaaagaaaaggagaGAGAGGGTCTCCTTGACGCAACCCTCTAGATGTTTTAAATTCCAAAGTTGGGCTCCCATTAACTAAAATTGATACCGAGCTAGAAAAAACCGTACCTTCCATCCACTTCATCCATAACTCACCAAAACCCATTTTTCTAAGCATAAATTTAAGAAAACCCCATGAAACACAATCATAGGCTTTCTCAAAATCAACCTTCAACACCATACATTTCCTACGCTTCCTTTTCGCAAAGTCTAATATCTCATTAAGCACCACCACCCCATCAAATAATTGTCTCCCTTCAATGAAAGCCGTTTGAAAAGGCGACACAAGTTTACCAATCACCAATCTCAACCTCGCCGCAAGAATTTTTGATATTAACCGATATAAGCAACCCACTAAACAAATAGGACGATACTCATCAATGCTTATCGGACAATCAACTTTAGGAATAAGAGCAAGAAAAGAAGCCGTCACGGATCGGGGAAGAACACCACGCACATAGAACTCTTGAACGAAATTCACCACGTCATCCTTCACAAAATTCCAACACTTTTTCAAGAAACCAAGCGGAAAACCGTCCGGACCCGGACTCTTATCACAATCACTTAACCACACAATCTCTTTAATTTCATCCACTTGGAATGGAGCTTCCAACAAATCTCTATCTTCCAAACTAAGAACATTAAAATTAAGCCCATCCAAGGTCGGCCTATTCTCCATCGGTTCCGTAAAGCGGCTTTTAAAATGATTAAATATCTCACTTTTAATATCCTCCACACCTTCCAACCGACCTCTTGAAGTAATCAAAGAAGCAATATTATTCCTCCTAAATCTCCCTTTCATAACGGAGTGAAAGAATTTGGAATTAGTATCCCCAAGTCAAATCCAATTACACCTAGCTTTTTGCCGCAAAAAGTTATCTCGTAAGAACATAGTATCCCACACCTCTTTCGAAGCCACCTCTCTATTTCTCCTCACCGAATCAACCAAACCATCCTCCGCTAAATCCGCTACCACCAAATCCAACGAATTAAGCTCACCCACCGCTTTATCCACATTCAAATCAAGCATCCCGAAGACTTCTTTATTCCAACTCTTCAATTTTAATTTCACCGCCAacaatttttctttcaaaataTAGCTCGCCTTCCCTCCCCTAAAAGTATTCTTCCAAACATCCCTCACCAAAGGAATGAAATCATCATGCTCACACCACCCTTTAAAAAACTTAAAAGGTTTCGGACCCCAATCCACAATCTTGCAATTTAACCAAATAGGACAATGGTCTGAAATAGACCTATCCCCCACCACAATCCCTCCCACACCCCACAAGTCAAATAATTTCTCAGAAATGAGAAATCTATCCAACCTACTACAAGCACTCCCATCCATATTGAACCAGGTAAACTTCTTATTAATCAAAGGAACATCCACAAGATCCATCGAACTAATAAAATCCTCAAAGTCCTCCGCCTCTTTTAGATTAAAATTATTCGATATACCCTTCCTCTCCACTTTAACCCGAACAGTATTAAAATCACCACCAACACACCACAACCCATCTGGAAATTTTGCTTTAAACTCTACAAGCCTCCCCCAAAAAGCCTTCTTCTTCTCAATAAAACAAGAGGAATACACATTCACCAAGAAAAGATTGAAACCGGACCACAACACATGGATTCCAAGAAATCCTTCCCCAACAAAACTAGAAACTAGGATAAAAGACTTTTTCTTCCACAATGTTAAAATACCTCCCGATCTACCCACTGCCCATTTAGAACTCCAATCCGCAATAGAATCACTCCAAAAAGAGTCCACAGGAAAATTATCAATAGCATGAATCTTGGTTTCTTGAATAAAACACACATCTGCCTTTGAATCTCCAACTAATTTTCTCAAAGAATGCAATTTAGCATTGCATCCACACCCACGGATATTATACGACGCAATAATCATTTTAAATGATTTGATTTTGCATCCACCGAAGAAACCACACATTTATCAGCTAACTCCCTCATTTTAATGGCACTAATTTGTAGGCTTTCCGACCCTCCTCCCGTCAACCCCAAACATTTTGCTCTATTCCAAATCATACGCGCCACTCCACTATTAACCTCATCCTCATCTACCTGTTTCACACTATCACTTCCCTCTACAGAATCATAAGAAGAAAGGAGCTGACCATCCCCCTCAATATTACCGCGAGCAGATATAATTCTATTCAACTTAAAATTAGAAAAAGGGAACTCAGAAATAGTCTCTGACCTGTCACTATTGCTGCCTCTGTTTCCACTTCTCAGCCCAGAAAAATCAATATCAAACCTCCTATCCTTCGAATTCCCCAACCTCTGCCCACCAACCAAAAATTTCAAACCCATAACCGTCCCAGACAGTGTCGCCTCACTGTCCAACGCATGACCGCCAGACCGTGCCAGATCCGCACACTGAACTGCTTTCTCAAAGCTCCCCGAAGCCAACCTCCCACCTGCACCCACATCAACCGAATACGCAACAGACTCGCCCTTCTCAAAATCTGCCGTAGCACCCACCGAACCGTCAGCTCCAACCAACAGCCTATTTCTTCCTTGAGACACCCGCACACAAGAGCCGGCAGTCTCCGAAGACGACGAAACAATTTGCTCAGTTTCTAAAACTATCACATCCGAATTCTCCTTCCAACAGTACCCACGACTACTGCAATTCACCTTCCCCGTATCCAGCGACCTCCCTCCAACCTGTGAAACCAGTTGCACAGAATTCACAGCAGAATTCATAGCAGACTCTGAACGTATACCATGACTATCACTTAACTTTGCAACCGCATCCAACGAATACCCTCCATCCTGTGACACAGTCCGTAATTGCCCTCGAATTACACCAGGAAACGCAACAGACTCTGCTTGAACTGCAGCAGGTCTGTGTCCAAGAGGCTGTTCAAAATTTTCCCGCAGAATCAAGTCGTCTTCCTCGAACACATGATGAGTCTCTAAACCCACATCACCTAATTCATCATCATCCTCCGACAACTCCTCATTCGAAGAATTAATTGCAGAATTATCGACAGCTTCACTAAAGACCCTTCCCACCTCTTCCACCACACTAATGTCAAAAACCAATCCATTAATCTTTACTTGAAACAGATCATTAACCCACCTTCTGCTTTTAGTTCGAACCAGCAATCTCGCCGAATCCATCACCTTCCGCGAAGCTGTATTGCAATCAGCCCGTACATACGAACCAAACAAGCCCGCAAAAACACCAAAGAAATCATCCGTCCAAACATGACACGGAATACCTATACAGCGAACCCACATCAGTCGTTCTTCATCCACATGCCCAGGTTTCCATCTATCAATTGATGTAAACCATTTGCTCCACCAAATATGCCCTTCGTCAACAAAAACCTCTACCGCACCCTCCTCCACATCTTCGAAAATACACAGATTAGGCCCTAAGGGCTTGACGGAAAAATCAAAATAACCTTCAGCCTGAAAAATTTTCTGCATCGAAAAAGCCAACCCCGGCGTTCGGACCAATCCAACATACGCCTTCAGAATATTTGGATTATCCCTGGCCAAATCAGTATTGAATTCCAGAGCTACCGCCGCATTACTAACAGAATCCTTCATAGTACTAGATTGCGACACTCCCTTAGAAGCATCAATCAGCTTCACAGTATCAAGTTTCTTCACCATCTTAGTAACATCAGCCACCTCAGGACAGCCTGCCTGTCCATCCTCCTTCACCTTTCCAGAACCTCCTACCAACACCTTAGTACCCACATCACAATGCCTCACCACCGCAGCCATTATCACTTCCTTGTTCCCACCTGTCACCACTTTGGCGAAAGAATCAGCAAATCGCGAAGAAGAACCCTTCCGCTCTTCACCTCCCCCCACACGCGACTTCTCCTCCCAACCAAACCTTCTACCTCGATACTGATTACGGTTAGACACAGTTAAATTCGAGTTCCTGGAGAACCTAGGTAAATTGACCTGCAATTTGACATTCTCAACAAAGATG from Lathyrus oleraceus cultivar Zhongwan6 chromosome 1, CAAS_Psat_ZW6_1.0, whole genome shotgun sequence includes:
- the LOC127100846 gene encoding uncharacterized protein LOC127100846, producing MIIASYNIRGCGCNAKLHSLRKLVGDSKADVCFIQETKIHAIDNFPVDSFWSDSIADWSSKWAVGRSGGILTLWKKKSFILVSSFVGEGFLGIHVLWSGFNLFLVNVYSSCFIEKKKAFWGRLVEFKAKFPDGLWCVGGDFNTVRVKVERKGISNNFNLKEAEDFEDFISSMDLVDVPLINKKFTWFNMDGSACSRLDRFLISEKLFDLWGVGGIVVGDRSISDHCPIWLNCKIVDWGPKPFKFFKGWCEHDDFIPLVRDVWKNTFRGGKASYILKEKLLAVKLKLKSWNKEVFGMLDLNVDKAVGELNSLDLVVADLAEDGLVDSVRRNREVASKEVWDTMFLRDNFLRQKARCNWI